In the Streptomyces sp. NBC_00525 genome, one interval contains:
- a CDS encoding ABC transporter ATP-binding protein: MTGTALEADGLGMKYRGRGSGWALRDCAFRLPAGAVCALVGPNGAGKSTLLALAAGFLRPAAGTLRVLGEAPGDVRARIAYVAQDKPLYPQLTVSETLWAGAELNPSGWDRETAARIAAPLPADARVRTLSGGQRTRLALALALGKRAELLLLDEPMADLDPLARHQLMGALMAEAAEHRTTIVMSSHILSELEGACDYLLLVDDGRIRLGGETDDLIAAHALLTGPVRDLAPHTVVESRTTGRALTALVRPEGTVDPSWTRSEPTLEELLLAHLRSPQAPTLLTPSATTREAIPA, encoded by the coding sequence ATGACAGGTACCGCGCTGGAGGCCGACGGCCTCGGCATGAAATACCGGGGCCGGGGAAGCGGCTGGGCGCTCCGCGACTGCGCGTTCCGGCTGCCCGCGGGCGCCGTCTGCGCGCTCGTCGGCCCCAACGGCGCCGGCAAGTCCACCCTGCTCGCCCTCGCCGCCGGCTTCCTGCGGCCCGCCGCGGGCACGCTCCGGGTCCTGGGCGAGGCACCCGGCGACGTGCGCGCCCGCATCGCCTACGTGGCGCAGGACAAGCCGCTCTACCCGCAGTTGACGGTCTCCGAAACGCTGTGGGCGGGCGCCGAACTGAACCCGTCCGGCTGGGACCGGGAGACCGCCGCCCGCATCGCCGCACCCCTCCCCGCCGACGCCAGGGTCCGCACGCTCTCCGGCGGGCAGCGCACCCGGCTCGCCCTCGCCCTGGCGCTCGGCAAACGGGCCGAACTGCTGCTCCTGGACGAGCCGATGGCCGACCTCGACCCCCTCGCCCGCCACCAGCTGATGGGCGCTCTGATGGCCGAGGCAGCCGAGCACCGGACCACCATCGTCATGTCCTCGCACATCCTCAGTGAGCTGGAGGGCGCCTGCGACTACCTGCTCCTCGTGGACGACGGCCGCATCCGCCTCGGCGGCGAGACGGACGACCTGATCGCCGCCCACGCGCTGCTCACCGGCCCGGTACGCGACCTCGCCCCGCACACGGTGGTCGAATCCCGCACCACGGGCCGCGCCCTGACCGCCCTGGTCCGCCCGGAGGGCACCGTGGACCCGTCCTGGACCCGCTCCGAACCCACCCTGGAAGAACTCCTCCTCGCCCACCTCCGCTCCCCCCAGGCTCCCACCCTCCTAACCCCGAGCGCGACAACCCGAGAGGCGATACCGGCATGA
- a CDS encoding GntR family transcriptional regulator: MARTAAVEFRIDRRSGVATYLQIVQQTKQALRLGLLEPGDRLPTAREVVEATAINPNTVLKAYRELEREGLVEARRGLGTFVTRSLGGAAAANDAPLRAELADWAGRARAAGLDRDDVSALFTAVLNSTFEGDEDR, translated from the coding sequence ATGGCTCGGACCGCAGCAGTCGAGTTCCGCATCGACCGGCGCAGCGGCGTCGCCACCTACCTCCAGATCGTCCAGCAGACGAAACAGGCCCTGCGCCTGGGCCTGCTGGAGCCGGGCGACCGGCTGCCCACCGCCCGCGAAGTGGTCGAGGCCACCGCGATCAACCCGAACACCGTGCTCAAGGCGTACCGCGAGCTGGAACGCGAAGGGCTCGTCGAGGCCCGGCGCGGGCTCGGCACCTTCGTCACCCGGTCCCTGGGCGGCGCGGCGGCCGCCAACGACGCGCCGCTGCGCGCCGAACTCGCCGACTGGGCGGGCCGGGCACGGGCCGCGGGGCTCGACCGGGACGACGTGAGCGCGCTCTTCACCGCCGTACTGAACAGCACATTCGAGGGGGACGAGGACCGATGA